The sequence below is a genomic window from Nitrospinota bacterium.
GACCCAGGAGGAGGCCCGGCATGAGCAGAGGCTGGTCCACCGCGCCGAACGGCGACGGGTGATCGAAAGTCACGGCCAGCCGGAGGAGCACAAACAGGAGACGGTGAAACGCAGCGCCAAAAAAGTTGGCCGCAACGATCCATGCCCCTGCGGGTCCGGCAAGAAATACAAGAAGTGCCACGGCGCGAACGAGTGAACGCCCACGCTGACGAAAACCTGTTAAAATCAGAGCATGGATAAAATTGAACTGGACATACCGCTTGAAAACATCGCCGATATCTGTAAACGGCACGATGTGTCCGAGCTGTCCGTTTTCGGCTCCTCGGTGACAGGTGGATATGGCGAGGATTCCGACGTGGATTTGCTTGTGCAGTTTGTTCCGGAATCCAGGATCGGTTTTATCGAGTTTTCAAAGATAGGCAGGGAGCTTTCCGAGGCCATTGGCCGGAAGGTGGACCTCGTCCCGAAAAACGGCCTTAAACCGGCGGTGCGTGAAGATGTCCTGGCCCACGCCAAAGTCATCTATGCGCGGTAACCGCCTTTACCTCGACGACATCATCCAGGGCGCCGGCGATATTGAAAGATTCATCAAGGGAAAAGGCGAAAGCGCTTTTCTCGCGGATGAAATATTAATGAGCGCCGTCCTTCAAAAACTGATAGTGATAGGTGAAGCGGCTGCAAGGGTGTCCACCACA
It includes:
- a CDS encoding DUF86 domain-containing protein — translated: MRGNRLYLDDIIQGAGDIERFIKGKGESAFLADEILMSAVLQKLIVIGEAAARVSTTLKQRSPGVEWEDIIAFRNIAVHAYFAVDWRIVWNAAALDAPDLKRKVGKIV
- a CDS encoding nucleotidyltransferase domain-containing protein, with translation MDKIELDIPLENIADICKRHDVSELSVFGSSVTGGYGEDSDVDLLVQFVPESRIGFIEFSKIGRELSEAIGRKVDLVPKNGLKPAVREDVLAHAKVIYAR